ACTATAAAAACGCGCGGATGGGTTGTCAAGCTGTCCACCTGTCCGGAAAACGGCCTTTTCCCCAGTTCCGGAAAGAGGGCTGTTTTTGATTGACTGTGGAAGCTTTTGGGAGTTGAGTCCTTTCCGCCTTTTTCAGAAGCATGCCATGACCATATCCATTTTCCCTTTCCTGCGTGTTGTCTCCGTTTGCGGAGCCGCTTTTCTGGGTTCTTCCTGCCTGCCCATGTTCGGCGCCGGGCAGGTGCTGGCGGGAAGCAGACTTGCGGACGGCCTGCTGTCCCCTTCTTCTCTGGATCTGGTGTGGAGGGGAGACATCCGTTCCTTTCCCTCTTCCGGTTTGAGTACGCCCCGCGGGTTCAAGGTTTCTCCCGCGGATTCTTATTCCCTGCTGATGGAAGCTCGCCCGGGAATTGCCGGAGAGTGGGCCTGCTATCATGACCGCGGCAGTTACTACTGGGCTTTTGTAGCCGGAAAGAAAGAGGAGGAAGCGGGACTTTACGCCGTGCGCCGCGGTGTGGCCGTAAACGGTATTTCCGGAGAAATTGAAGATGCCCCGGCCGCGCAGGATGTCCGGCCACCCTCCGTCATGTAAGCGCAGGTTCTGGTCTTTTTGCAAAAAAATGCTGCCGGAGCCCCGTTTCCCGGCAGGTTGGACACGATAGGTTTGACAGGCAGGCGTTATTGCGGGCGTATTATTGGCCGCATGAAGTTCCTTTTATTATCGTTTGCATGGATGTGCATGGCTTGCGCCGGAGCATGGGGGCAGGATACGGCCCCGTCCTTTCCGGCCAACGGAGCCAATTACAGGCAGTTTCCGGCGGAGCGGCCTCCGCTGGTTCCCAAACCCCAGCAGCTTCGCTGGGACGGCAGGGTTATTCCCGTGCAGTCCGTGCGCATTCTGGCTCCGTCTCCGTCCAAGACTTCCTATCCGGAGCAGATGAAGTTCATCGTTTCCGAGTTGAAGTCTTTTCTGGCGGATCACCGCGTGAAGGTGGCTCCGGACGGGACGTTTGCCATTAAATTCGTCAAGGGGGATGTGAAAACCGGCACGGAAAATTCCAAGCTGAAGGAGGAAGCCTATTCCCTTCGTGTAACTTCCGGCGGCGCGCTCATTACGGCGATGGATACCAGAGGATTCTACTACGGCATGAAAACGCTGGAGCAGCTTCTTCTGCGACGCGGCGGGACGACGACTATTGCCGCCTGCGACATCGTGGACTGGCCGGATTTTGAAATCCGCGGGTTCATGAACGATGTGGGACGCAATTACATGCCGCTGCCTCTGATTGCACGGGAGCTGGATTCCATGGCGCAGCTTAAGCTGAACGTTTACCACTTCCATTTTACGGAGAATCCCGGCTGGCGGCTGGAATCCAAAATTTATCCGGAGCTGAACGATTCCAGGAATTATACGCGCATGCCTGGCAAGTTTTACACGCAGAAGGAGTTTAAGCAGCTGGTGGAGTACTGCCGCCTGCGCAACATCCTGCTGATTCCGGAGATGGATATGCCGGGGCACAGCCAGATGTTCCGCAAGGCGCTCAACGTGAAGATGAGCGATGAAAAGGCCACCAAGGCCCTGGTGGCCCTGATCAAGGAGTTGTGTTCCCTGGTTCCCAAGGAGAAAATGCCCATTATCCACATCGGCACGGATGAGGTGCGCGGCAGGGATGAGCAGGTGAACAATGAGATTCTGAAGGAGTACATCAATGCTGTGGAATCCTGCGGCCGCATTCCCATGAGATGGCAGCCCGGCCTGACGCCGAAGGGTTATAACGGTTCCATCCAGCAGTTATGGTCCGGCCGCCAGAACCGCGGCGCATGGCCTACCGACGGGGCGAAGTACGTTGATTCCCTGGAAACTTACCTGAATCATCTTGATCCGTTTGAAACGGCCATGACGATGTATTTCCGCCGGGCGTGTCCGTTCCGGAATGCGGAAGGACTGGGCATGATGCTGTGCTCTTTTCCGGACCTGGAAATCACGGATCCGCGCAACCAGGTGCTTCAGACGCCCGTTTACGCCGGGATGGCGTTCGTTTCCGAACCCTTGTGGAACAATCCCCATGAGAAGGTGCAGGGAGATCCCAACCAGGACGAATACATGAAGTATTTTTCCAATTTGCCCGTGCAGGGAGATCCTCTGCTGAAAGGATTTGCGGATTACGAGAACCGAGTGCTCGCCATCCGGGACCGTTTTTTCATGGATAAGGAGTTTAATTACGTGCGGCAGGCGAATATTCCCTGGAAATTGCTGGGGCCTATTCCCAACGGCGGTAAGACGGAAACGGAATTCGCCCCGGAAGAGGACAACAAGGCAGGGAAGATGAAGGATTCCTACGAGATTGACGGCGTCACCTATGAGTGGTCCGGAGACGATTACACGGGGGCCACCATCATTTTCAAGCATTACTGTGATTTTCCGACGCTGTTCAATGGCGCGAAGATAGGAGCTTATCCCCACAAGAACCATACTTATTATGCGCAGACCTGGATTTATTCCCCCAAGGCGCAGACGGTGCCTTTCTGGATCAGCGGACATACCTGGGCCACGTCCGACTGGCGCAATGGTCCGGCGAGCGTTCCCGGCAAATGGTTCCATGCGGATCCCAAATTTTTCGTGAACGGCCGGGAGATTGCCCCCCCGCAATGGAAGAAGCCGCGCAACAGCGGCGTGCTGGTGGATGAAAACTACCATTTCCGGGAGCCTTCCATGGTTCCGTTGAAGAAGGGGTGGAACCGCGTGCTGGTGAAGAGCCCCAGCAACAATTCCGCGCGCCGGTGGATGTTCACTTTTGTTCCGGTGCTGGTGAATCCCAAGACGCCCGGATGCAATGTGAAGGAATATCCCGGCCTTAAATTTTCCACACGCCCGGAATAGAAAATTGCGTGATGAGCATCTGGAGTTGAGATAATCCGGTTGCGGTATCCGCCATCATCATTACAAAAGAAGCCGCGCTTCCTGCAAAAGCGCGGCTTCTGATTGCATGCAAAGGACGCGAATACGAAATTAAGCCCTCCCCGGCGGCGCGTCATCAGAGCGGCAAGTCCCGGCAGGCTGAGGGAAACCGTGGGCGGTTCCGGCACGGGAGTATGGGAAGAACCGCTTTATTGTAGTTTCAATGAAAGCCGGGTAATTCTGTATTGTTACAGTATTTTCCAGGGAATATTTTCCAATAGTTCGTCAAAGCCGAGCCCCGTGCCTCCGGGAACAGCTGCCTGAGGGGTCATGCCGCCCATCTGGTCAATAAAGGGGTCCGGCTCAAACAGGAGGTGCGTGCAGAGGCCGCAGAGGGGAATTTCCGTGGGAAGGAAGTTGCGGTAATACTCCGCCGCCTGGTAAACGGCCCAGAGCTGCCCTACGGGGTGATCCATGACGGTAGTGAAGACGGGAGGCTCGTAAAGGTATTCCGGCGTTGCTTCCCGCGCGGGTTTGACGATGCGGATGATGGGCAGGTCTGAGGAAATAGCCGGCTGGTGTTCCACGTCCGAACCCATGTCCAGGGCCAGAGGCATGCCGGCGTCCACCAGACGTTCCCAGCTCTGGATGGAGAAGGGGCACGGGTCTTCTATGAAGTCTATCCTGGTTTTCAGATGGTGGGGCAGGGATTTCCAGAATTTCAGGGCATCGTTTTCATTCAGGCATCCGTTGAAATCCAGCCGCCAGCGCCAGGAGGGGACCATGGATGCCAGCATCGTCAGCCGTTCCAGGGAGGCGGCCAGATTGGCGCTGGCCTTGATTTTTCCTGCCTTGAATCCCTTGGATTCCATGATGCGAATGGTGGCGGGGCTGACGCAGGAGGGCAGCGTGGCGTGGCTTTCCGGAATGTGAAGACCGTCAAACAAGCTGACGCCCCTCGCGCGTGCTTCTCCGTCCGTTCGGGCGCATTCCGCGGCGCGGACGCCCAAAGGCAGAGGGCGGCCCTTCTTGAGCGCGTCCAATTCCTCCTGCAGGGTGGCGTCTCCCAGTTCCGGCCACGGCTGGATGCAGCCGTACCCGCCTTCATCCGTTTTAATAAGGGCTCCCTTCCTGCACACTTCCGCGGCTCTGGCGTTCAGAGGGCCGCAGGCTGTTAAAGAATATTCATGGTAAAACACAACTTTAATTCAAACAACCTTTCCATCTTTTGTCACGATGAAAAAAGGTTTTCATTGGATTTTGGAGGGGGAAACGTCTAAGCTCTGCGTCATGTACAGAACATTGGTGTTCGGAGCGGACGGCCGGGTGGGAAGCCGTCTGGCAGCGTATCTGGAAGAACATGGCCTGGAGGTGGTGAAGTGCGGACGGGGCTTTTGTGATTTGAAGGATTTAAGCGCGTTGAAACGTGTTCTGCTTTCTTCCGGAGCCACTCATGTGGTGAATTGCGCCGCTGTGAGCGGATTGGAAGCCTGCCTGGATGATCCGGAGATGGCCCACCGCGTCAACGCCATGGCTCCGGAGAT
This region of Akkermansia muciniphila genomic DNA includes:
- a CDS encoding family 20 glycosylhydrolase gives rise to the protein MKFLLLSFAWMCMACAGAWGQDTAPSFPANGANYRQFPAERPPLVPKPQQLRWDGRVIPVQSVRILAPSPSKTSYPEQMKFIVSELKSFLADHRVKVAPDGTFAIKFVKGDVKTGTENSKLKEEAYSLRVTSGGALITAMDTRGFYYGMKTLEQLLLRRGGTTTIAACDIVDWPDFEIRGFMNDVGRNYMPLPLIARELDSMAQLKLNVYHFHFTENPGWRLESKIYPELNDSRNYTRMPGKFYTQKEFKQLVEYCRLRNILLIPEMDMPGHSQMFRKALNVKMSDEKATKALVALIKELCSLVPKEKMPIIHIGTDEVRGRDEQVNNEILKEYINAVESCGRIPMRWQPGLTPKGYNGSIQQLWSGRQNRGAWPTDGAKYVDSLETYLNHLDPFETAMTMYFRRACPFRNAEGLGMMLCSFPDLEITDPRNQVLQTPVYAGMAFVSEPLWNNPHEKVQGDPNQDEYMKYFSNLPVQGDPLLKGFADYENRVLAIRDRFFMDKEFNYVRQANIPWKLLGPIPNGGKTETEFAPEEDNKAGKMKDSYEIDGVTYEWSGDDYTGATIIFKHYCDFPTLFNGAKIGAYPHKNHTYYAQTWIYSPKAQTVPFWISGHTWATSDWRNGPASVPGKWFHADPKFFVNGREIAPPQWKKPRNSGVLVDENYHFREPSMVPLKKGWNRVLVKSPSNNSARRWMFTFVPVLVNPKTPGCNVKEYPGLKFSTRPE
- a CDS encoding enolase C-terminal domain-like protein, which codes for MFYHEYSLTACGPLNARAAEVCRKGALIKTDEGGYGCIQPWPELGDATLQEELDALKKGRPLPLGVRAAECARTDGEARARGVSLFDGLHIPESHATLPSCVSPATIRIMESKGFKAGKIKASANLAASLERLTMLASMVPSWRWRLDFNGCLNENDALKFWKSLPHHLKTRIDFIEDPCPFSIQSWERLVDAGMPLALDMGSDVEHQPAISSDLPIIRIVKPAREATPEYLYEPPVFTTVMDHPVGQLWAVYQAAEYYRNFLPTEIPLCGLCTHLLFEPDPFIDQMGGMTPQAAVPGGTGLGFDELLENIPWKIL